In the genome of Raphanus sativus cultivar WK10039 chromosome 4, ASM80110v3, whole genome shotgun sequence, one region contains:
- the LOC130511370 gene encoding uncharacterized protein LOC130511370: protein MAPSSPATSKDSSRRSSDHYENPYYLHSNDHAGLTLVSDRLTTSSDFHSWRRSVRMALNVRNKLGFIDGTIAKPPSMHRDYGAWSCCNDLVATWLMNFVSKKIGQSLLFISTAEGIWNNLISRFKQDDAPRIYDLEQRLSKIEQGSLDVSAYYIELVTLWEEHRNFVELPVCTCGKCECDAAALWEKIQHRSRVTKFLMGLNESYEQTRRHILMLKPIPTIEEAFNIVAQDERQRTLRPATAVDNVAFQTSVAPQSTLVADQAYVAAYNAGRAYQKPVCTHCGKIGHTVQKCFKLHGFPPGYRSYGSKNASSQPKPAASSPQVTAPVSNAVASVCVDKDTCSYSSVPTALPQLTSGGMNMNLQSFTPQQLQHLIAQFNSHVRASENQVPSSSHSLPRATITEHGHMDPSSSSGTIPFPSINLTVQNQILCYQNHSLSTLPSLVPHDSWIIDSGASSHVCSSIDMFDSFVSVSSVTVTLPNDSKVPITHVGTIKITDSLILYDVLLVPDFCFNLISVSSLIRTLTCAAHFFPNGCLIQDLSQGLMIGKGSLYNNLYILDTDHPVASKETLLCGMVSPDSFIWHQHLGHPSSSVFQKISTSLPSFKRVSSELSPCSICPLAKQKRLAYVSHNNLASAPFDLVHLDIWGPFSVESVEGYRYFLTLVDDCFKGYKVLDLESHSVIISRNVVFKEQVFPFKTSNLLSKSVDMFPNTILPLSVPLHFVESHPFSFDNDSSTSDHHPSVSPVVPASVSTSSSAS from the exons ATGGCGCCTTCATCACCTGCTACATCTAAGGATTCATCGCGTCGTTCATCCGATCATTATGAGAATCCCTATTACTTACACAGTAATGATCATGCTGGATTGACTCTTGTTTCAGATCGCTTGACGACTTCTTCTGACTTTCATTCTTGGCGTCGCTCGGTACGAATGGCTTTGAACGTCCGTAACAAACTCGGATTTATTGATGGTACGATTGCTAAACCGCCTTCTATGCATAGAGATTATGGTGCTTGGTCTTGTTGTAACGACTTAGttgctacctggttgatgaacTTTGTATCTAAGAAAATTGGTCAGAGTTTGTTATTCATTTCTACTGCTGAAGGAATCTGGAATAATTTGATCTCTCGGTTTAAGCAAGATGATGCTCCTAGAATCTATGATCTTGAACAGCGATTGAGTAAAATAGAGCAGGGATCTCTGGATGTTTCTGCCTATTATATTGAGTTGGTTACTCTCTGGGAAGAGCATCGAAACTTTGTGGAGCTTCCGGTTTGTACATGTGGGAAGTGCGAATGTGATGCTGCTGCTTTATGGGAGAAGATACAGCATCGTAGTCGGGTCACGAAGTTTCTAATGGGACTTAATGAGTCTTATGAGCAGACGAGAAGACATATCTTGATGTTAAAGCCCATTCCTACTATTGAAGAGGCTTTCAACATTGTTGCACAAGATGAAAGGCAACGCACTCTTCGTCCTGCTACTGCAGTTGATAATGTTGCGTTTCAGACTTCGGTTGCTCCTCAGTCTACTCTTGTAGCTGATCAGGCTTATGTTGCTGCTTACAATGCTGGTAGAGCTTATCAGAAACCAGTTTGTACTCATTGTGGAAAGATTGGTCATACAGTGCAGAAGTGCTTCAAGCTTCATGGATTTCCTCCTGGATATCGATCATATGGTTCCAAGAATGCTTCTTCTCAACCAAAGCCTGCTGCATCGTCTCCACAAGTGACCGCTCCGGTATCAAATGCAGTTGCTTCTGTGTGCGTTGATAAGGACACTTGTTCTTACTCCTCTGTTCCTACAGCTCTTCCTCAGTTGACTAGTGGAGGCATGAATATGAATCTGCAGAGCTTTACTCCACAACAACTTCAACATCTTATTGCACAGTTCAACTCCCATGTCCGAGCTTCAGAGAATCAAGTTCCTTCCTCCAGTCATTCTCTTCCACGAGCAACAATAACAGAACATGGTCATATGGATCCATCTTCCTCTTCTGGTACTATACCTTTTCCTAGTATCAACCTTACTGTTCAAAACCAAATTCTTTGTTACCAAAATCATTCTCTTTCAACTCTTCCATCTTTAGTCCCACATGACTCTTGGATAATAGATAGTGGAGCTTCTAGTCATGTTTGTTCGAGCATAGATATGTTTGATAGTTTTGTCTCAGTTTCCTCTGTCACTGTGACACTTCCGAATGATAGTAAGGTTCCCATTACTCATGTTGGTACTATAAAAATCACTGATTCATTGATTTTGTATGATGTTCTGCTTGTTCCTGATTTTTGTTTCAACCTGATTAGTGTGAGTAGTTTGATTCGAACTTTGACTTGTGCTGCTCATTTCTTTCCTAATGGTTGTCTTATCCAGGATCTTTCTCAGGGCTTGATGATTGGGAAGGGTAGTCTTTACAACAATCTGTACATTCTCGATACTGATCATCCTGTTGCATCTAAAGAAACATTGTTATGTGGCATGGTTTCTCCTGATAGTTTCATTTGGCATCAACATTTGGGACATCCCTCATCAAGTGTTTTTCAAAAGATTTCAACTTCTTTACCAAGTTTCAAGCGTGTTTCGTCTGAGCTTTCTCCTTGTTCCATTTGTCCTCTTGCAAAGCAGAAGCGTCTTGCGTATGTCTCCCACAACAATCTCGCGTCTGCTCCATTTGATTTAGTTCATCTTGATATATGGGGTCCTTTTAGTGTTGAGTCTGTTGAGGGATATCGTTACTTTCTTACTTTAGTTGATGATT GTTTTAAAGGCTATAAAGTGTTAGATTTGGAGTCTCATTCTGTTATCATTTCTCGAAATGTTGTTTTCAAAGAGCAAGTATTTCCTTTTAAAACATCTAACTTGCTTTCTAAAAGTGTTGACATGTTTCCAAATACAATTTTACCTTTATCTGTGCCATTGCATTTTGTTGAGTCTCATCCTTTTTCCTTTGATAATGATAGTTCTACTTCTGATCATCATCCATCTGTCTCGCCTGTTGTGCCTGCTTCTGTGtctacttcttcttctgcttcatGA